The DNA sequence ATCCATCTTTTAAACTAAATGTTGATCACGAGACAGGACAAACAATAATCTCAGGTATGGGTGAATTACATCTCGAGATCATTGTTGACAGGCTAAAAAGAGAACACGGAGTTGAAACAAATGTTGGTAAGCCGATGGTAGCATATAAAGAAACGATAACAGCTCCGGCAAAGGCAGAGGGCAAGTATATAAAACAAACAGGTGGAAGAGGCCAGTACGGGCATGTTTATCTATCATTGAAACCTGTAACTCTTGACAATGATGTAAAATTCGTAAACAAAATAATAGGTGGATCAATCCCAAAGGAATACATACCTGCAGTAGAAAAGGGCGTCATGGAAACTTCCGATAGCGGGATACTCGGCGGGTATCCGGTGGTTGGGATTGAAGTAACGCTCTATGACGGCTCTTATCATGATGTTGATTCATCGGAGCTTGCCTTTAAGATTGCCGCATCGATGGCTTTTAAAGATGCAATGCGTAACGCCCATCCGGTGTTGCTTGAACCAATTATGAAGGTTGAGGTTATTGTTTCCGAGGAGTATATGGGTGAGATTATAGGGGATTTAAGCTCGAGACGAGGTAAGATCATAGGTATGGAGGTTAAAGGTAACATGCATGTTATAAAAGCAGACATACCTTTAGCAGAGATGTTTGGGTATGCGACTACACTGCGATCAGCAACCCAGGGCAGGGGCATATTTACAATGGAGTTTTTGCAGTACGACCATGTTCCAGCCGGGATAGCAGAAACGGTTTTAAAAAAATTACAGGGCGTTTGACATAAAGGAGGCATATAAGTATGGGTAAGGCGAAATTTGAGAGAACAAAGCCGCATTTGAATGTTGGTACCATAGGTCATATAGATCATGGGAAGACCACATTAACGGCCGCTATAACAAAGGTATTATCG is a window from the Deltaproteobacteria bacterium genome containing:
- a CDS encoding GTP-binding protein: MGKAKFERTKPHLNVGTIGHIDHGKTTLTAAITKVLS